Genomic segment of Streptomyces alboniger:
CATGCGCTCCGCTCCGTGAGTTTACGCAGCCCAGCCATTCGAGGTGGATGACTCACGCCCGCAGGCTGCCTGCCTCTCCTGAATGGGGCCAACAGTACGTAGTACCAGCCTAGTTGGAGCTCCCCAGCGCCTGACCCGGCTCCTCGAGCACCACGCTCCGCAACTGCTCACACCGGTGGGCATCGGCCGGGACAGCGCCGTCACACTCCTGATCGCTATGGGGGACAATCCCGAGCGGGTGCACACCGAGGCGTCCTTCGCCGCCCTGTGCGGAGTCAGCCCCGTCGAGTACTCCTCGGGCAACCGGAGCTCGCGGCGCCTGAACCATGGCGGGGACCGGCAGGCGAACGCCGCCCTGCACCGCATCGTGTTCACTAGGCTGCGCCACGATCCGCGCACCCAGTCGTACTACGAACGCCGCACCCAGGAGGGCAAGACCCGGCGTGAGATCATCCGGTGCCTCAAGCGCTATGCCGCCCGCGAGGTATTCAACCTGGTCAAAACGGTATCCAGCGACCCCCTGTTATAGGGGCGTCAGGCGCTTTCTGGTGGCCTGGGCCGACGGGGATTCTATGCAGAGGGGACCTGGTACGACGGGCCTCGCCAGCCTGCACTGGCGAAGCCTGTCCTGCAGTTGGTACGCCCTCGGGGTCTGCTCACCAGAGGGTGCCCTGCTCTGCTGAGGGGCTGGAAGCCGGAGGTGTCGCGGGCAGGTGCACTTGCGTCTTGTTGTTGATGGCGCGGGGGTCCGTCGTCACGGCGTCCGCGTCGCGTAGCTGTCGGACGGCGTCGATCACTTGGGCGGGCCGGTAGACGGTCTCCAGGAGGGCGTATCGCTTGAGCTCCGGGATGGTTCGCCCGTCGGGAGCTTCGGAGATGAAGTCGCGCAGGATCCGTCGCAGCGGAGCCGTGTCGGGTTCGAATACGAGCTCCAGCATCTGCTGTTGGGTGTCCCTGGGGTCGCGGTAGCGGACGCCGTAGGAAGGGTCCACCTTCCACATGGCGTCCTTCATCTTCTCCAGTCCCAGTTCGTGCTTGGTGCCGAAGATCAGGTATAGCTTCCTGTTGCCCTCGTCGATCATTTCGAAGTACAGCGTGTGGGTGAAGCCAGCCTGGCGGAGCGTGGCTCGGTATTGCTCGCGCAGGAACGTGAACTTGTGCGAGGGAGGCTGCTGGAATACGGCTTGCCACTCCTGGCTGCCGAAGGCTGCGTCGCCGAGTTGGCGGTGACCGTCGTGGGTCTCGGCGAACCGCGTGAGGAAGGCGGGCTCGAAGGTCACCATCACTTCGGTGCGGGGGTGACGCCCCAGCTCCTGTAGGAGCGAGAAAGGGATGTCAGGTCCGCCGAAGCTGTCGAGCAGGACGAACAGGGGTTTCCCCAATGCGCCGGTGTTCCGCAGGTTCTGCAGGAGAGCTGGGTGGAAGTCTCCGTGGCGTATGTCCACGGCCATTCGCTGGACGATGCTGTCCGTCTGCCGGGAGCGGACGAGCTCCATCTGGTTCTGCAATTCCTTGACGCGCCGTGCGTCCTCTTCCATGAGGATCACACGCATGCGTTTCGGGAACCTGTGCAGCGCTTCGGCGAAGACCTCGTACGCGATGATGGGGGAGCCGGGCTCACCCCGTTTGTAGACGCCGGCTCCCGCGAAGCCTTCCGCGTAGCTGATCACGTCGTGCTGTGACAGCAGAATCGGCGCCCATGCCTTCAAGTACTGCTGCAGTAAGTCATGTTTGGCGGCCGTGTGCGGATCGCGTTCCCACACGGCTTCCTTCGGTACGGCCACGACTGCTCCCCCTGCTACCTCCCGTTGGCCCCGCTGGGGAGAGGGTCACACATCGTTGGTATATGCCACCAGAGTGCGTACGGCAGGCTGCTGGACTTTGGCCGTTAATGAGCCGCGGCAGGGAGGCGGGGTGGCATCTCGTCCCAGATCGCTCCATCGAGTTCGCGGCCTCCGGACTTCGGGGTGCGGCCGCCCCATTGTTTGAAGAAGAAGGGCACGCAGGCGTTGTTGCAGGCATCGCGGATGCCCATCAGCCACTCTTCGCGGACGGGGCGGTGGTGGGGCCCGGACTCCCCTCCGGCGATCACCCAGCCGATGCCGTCCAGGCGCAGACCAGTCAGTGGCCCCAGGAGTGGTTCGCAGGACAAGAAGCGCACGGCGGCGGGCACTTGCCGCAAGTCATCGACACGGTCGAGGTGCTCCACGCTTTCGACGGAGACGCCCATCCACAGATTGGGTGGCCAGTCGAGCTCGCCGGCCACACGTCGCAGCCTGCGGGCTCTCTTGGTGAGGAGCTGGTAGGTGTGCTGAGGCGTCTCGGTGATCACCTGGAAGACCTGCCGAACGAAGTCCAGGGGGACCTTCGCGTGGAAGAGGTCGCTCATGGAGTTGACGAAGACCATCCGCGGCGCCTTCCACTGAAGGGGAACGGCCAGTGCGTCTGGATGCGGGGTGAGGCCGAAACCTGGGCCGGATGTCCTGGGATCACCGTCCGCCTGGTACTTCGCCACCCCCATCGCCTTCAGGCGCCTGGATAACGTCAGGGCGTAGCAGTGGTCACACCCGGGGGAGATCCGGTCGCATCCTGTGGTGGGATTCCAGGTTGCCTCCGTCCACTCGATGGTGCTGCGATCGCCCATGGGGGTCCCCTCCCGTAGCGGGTGGACAAGGGCCATCGGCGCTTGCCCGCCCGGCGCATCGACTGCGCTGCATAACGAGCGGCGTGCCGAACTGGCACGCGATCGCCCCCATCCTTCACGTCGAACACGCGTGCTGTGAAGGGGGTGTTGGGATCGAGGTCAGACCTGGGGTCCAGCTCGGTCAGCTGCAGTGTGCTCGACGGGCGGCTGCCCGCTCGGTTTCGACCGCGAGAAGTACAAGGCCCTCCGAGCAGACCCGCCGCCACTGTTCTTGTTCGCGCAGGTGCTGTCGGTGCTGGGCGTCGACTGTCGAATAGCCCCCACTGCCGATCGAGATTGAACACAGGGGTCGAAGTGCCGTGTGGGGTGGGAAGGATGGGCGGGTGCTGTTCCGGGTCGTGCGGTCTGACTCATAGTTTCTCTGGCCAAAGTGTCTAAGACCATTTCAGTTGGTCAGTCTGCGGTGGTATATGAGAGTTGTGGTGAAGGCGAGGAAGTGCTCTGGCTTTCGCTCGTAGCGGCGGTGAAGGCGGCGGCAACCGGACAGCCAGGACATGGTCCGCTCCACGACCCAGCGATGTCGGCCCAGATGCCGGGATGACTCCATGCCACTGCGGGCGAGGCGGTGCCGGATACCGGGGGAAGCAAGCCACCGCCGCAGGTAGTGGTAGTCGTAACCCTTGTCGCCGTGCAGCTTGCCGGGCCGCCGACGTCGTGGACCGCGGCGGGATCGGATGGGCGAGATGCTGCGGACCAGCGGGATCAGGGCCTGACTGTCATGGAGGTTCGCGAGCGGCGCAACCCGGCCCACACGACCACCCAAGGTCCAGGGATCTGTGTGCTGGCCAAATCCATGGAGCCCGCCCAAGTGCCATCGCTTCCCAGGCTGAGAGCGCGAGTTCGATTTTCGTCACCCGCTCCACTTTGAGCCCCCTGGCCCTTCGGTCCGGGGGTTGTTTGTTTTCCGGGTGACCTCGGCGACAGGTCCGCACCGGACAGGCCCCCATGACGCCGACGCCGCGGCGCGAGAGATCGACGACCTGGAGGATAAAACCCCTCGTAGCGCTGCCGTGCGCGTGTCAAAATCAGGGAACTCCACACCGTACGGCTCGATCTTCCCGTGATCGCGGACGGAGAACCGTGTGCCTGCCATCCCTGACAGAGAAGCCGTGAGCCCGGGTGACTTACCGGCGCCCGACAGCACCCCGGACACCGAGCCGACGACCACTGAGCCCACGGCCACCGCTCCCGCCCGCGCCCCGTCGACTGATCCTGATCCCGCGGCAACGACTGATCCCGCTGCTCCCACACCTCCGACCGATCCCACACCTCCGGCTGCACCCACCGACGAACCCTCCTCCAGCGGCAACAGCTCAGCCACCAGTACCACCTCCGCCCCCGCCCCCGCCCCCGATGAACCGGCTCCCACCACCCGGAGCCGCGTGAAAACGGTCTTCGCCGCCGCGCTCGGCATCGTCCTGAGCACTGTGCTCGCCGGTTTCGTCACGACGTACTTCGACGTCTGGAGCAGCAGCCGTTCGCCGGTGCCCGTCGGCAGGGGGGCGCACGCCGAGTCGGAGGTCTGGTGGGATCTGACCCGGGACTACAAGGCGGTCAGGCTGAAGGGCCCCGTCGACACCGAGAAGCTGGAACGGAACTACCCGGACGGCGACGCGGCCCTCGACGGGCTGGTCGAAGGCGGCGGGGTCTACGCCGGCATGGTGCGGATCCGGCTGACCCTGATGAACTTCACGAAGGTGCCCGTCTCCATCACCGGCGTACGGGCCCGCGTCACCGCCGAAGAGCCGGTGTCGGAAGGCTCGTTGCTCTCCTGCGGCGGACCGCAGGGCGGGATCGACATCACGCGCGTACGCATCGACCTCGGCAGCCCAACCAGAGCCGCCCAGGAGTACGACGGGAAGGCCCTCGTCGGCCAGTACCCGACGCAGCAGGTGCAGTTGGCGAAGCAGGACGAGCCCGCGATCTTCGACATCCTGGTCGTGGCCGGCGAGACCACCGCGTCCTACGTGCTCGACGTCGACTACCAGCAAGGCACGAACAAGGGCCGCATCGTCGTCGACCAATCCGGCAAGCCCTTCGTGCTGGCCCCAGCCGAGGGCGACGTCCGGGCAAAATACCACTGCGACAACGCGGCCACCGGCTGGGAGAAGAACCGATGACGACCCGTCGGACCTTTCTGCTCGCATTCCTTCTCACCACCGCCCTGCTGGCGGGAGCGGTGACCGTCCTGGCGACGCAGGACTCGCGCGACACGACGTCCCGGAACCCCGCGCCGGATTCCGTCGCCCCCTCCGCCATCGCCCCTTCCGCCCAGTCCCGCACCACGAGGGCGCGCAGCAAGGCGGCAGGCAAGGCGATCATGGGGAACGCGTGGTCCAGCACGTGGTCCGACACCGTCCCCTCGAGCACTGCCGTACCCGCGCGGGCGCTCGGCACAGGGCGCTGCGCTGCCCTGTACGGCTGGGCCACCGCCCGGTCCGCCGTCCCGCGGGGCACGGCCAGCGCGGCGTTCACCTTGTCCGCGCCCGACGACTCCCCCGTAGTGGTGCGTTCACTGCGCATCGTCAAGGGACGGGCCGTCCCCACGCCTCAGGGGAAGGACGTGGAGTGCGTGGGGGCCGTCGACCGGACGGTCGACCAGAACCTGGACGAATGGGGGGAGTTGAGCCTCGACGCCCCACGGGACGTGCGGCTGAGCCGCTACGTGCGTCCGGGCGGTACCACCGGGGGAATCGTGGACGCCCGGACCCTGGGCTGCTCCTGCGAGTGGTGGATCCAATTGGAGGTGCTGGAGGGCGGCGCGGTACGTACCGTACGGATCGACGACGCCGGGCGGCCCTTCACCATCGCCTCTCCCGTGGCCAGGATCGGGACGCCCGCCGACGACGACGCGCAGCGATACGGAGCGCCGGACCTCGCCCTCGCGCGCGGCGACGGCGGCGCAGGCGCTGACGCCCGCGCCACGAACGGTCTCTCTGTGAGCGGGACACGACTGTTCTCCGGCAGCGATCAGGAAATGTGGGCGGTGACGAACCGGAAGGTTCGTGGCCTCGCGCGGATCACCGCCGACCTGGACGTCCCGGGGGCCGTCTGTGAACGCCTGGAACGTTCCCTCATGGCCGCCGATGCCCGTCCGGCAGCCCACGCCACGTACGCCGTGCTGTTCGCCGACAAGTCCCCGGACATGGAAGCCGAAACCGTCACGGATATCTCGCTCCACGTGGAGAGGCCGAGACGCCTCGACGCCGAGCCGATGGGCTACGGCTGTTATCCCGACGACTGGAACCTGCAGATGAACACGTCGAGGGAAGGAGCAACCGTCCTGATCGACCGGGCCGCCCAGGGCGACTCCGATCCCTCCGCTTCCTCCGATCTGCCGGTCTTCACCGGAGAACCCGTGACGTACTACCAGGAATCCGCCCGCGGCCCGGCCACGGACGCATTCTTCTTCGGCGTCTCCGCGACAGGCCCCGCCGACATCGAGTACCGCTTCACCATCGAAGTGACCCTCAAGAGCCGCTCCGGAAAGGTCACCCACTACACGCTGGACGACGCCGGCCGCCCGTTCGTCATCGCCGCGCGGCCCGTCGGCGATTTCCCCGGACAGGGGCAACATCTCTACCGTGAGGTCGGCAAGAAGGTTGGTTGAGAAACTGTTTCAACTCCCGGTGTCACAAGGCAATTTCGGTGCACTGTCAGTGTCGTGAGACGGAATGCGCCTACGGCGGTAAGCACTGGGGCCAGCGGCCCATGGGGCTCCGGAGCAATCCTTCTGCCGCCTGATGGAGTACGGCGCCGACGAACTCGGCTGCATCCGCGGCGGCCAGACCATCGATCGCATTGTGAAGGTCGACCAGTACGCCAAGGCGGGTATCGGCTTCTGCCCGCGTATCGAGCAGGCCGCGACGGGCGTGCCCATGGTCTACACGTATGTACTCGACCGTCGAGCAGGCCCGGCAGCGGACCGCTGCCAGTGAGCTGTGTCTGGGCGGGCTGATCAAGCACGTCACGGAGGTCGAGGTGCTCGCCGAATATGAGGAAGTGGCTTAGACGGCATTTCGCTTGGTCAGTCTGCGGTGGCATGTGAGGGTTGCGGCGATGGCGGTGAAGGCGAGGAAGTGTTCCGGCTTGCGTTCGTAGCGGCGGTGCAGGCGTCGGCAGCCGGACAGCCAGGACATGGTCCGTTCTACGACCCAGCGATGTCGGCCCAGGTGCCGAGATGACTCGATGCCTGTGCGGGCGAGGCGATGCCGGATACTGCGGGAAGCGACCCATCGGCGCAGGTGGCGGTAGCCATAGCCCGTGTCACCGTGCAGCTTCCCGGGGTGCCTGCGCCGTGGGCCGCGACGGGAGCGGATGGGCGGGGTGCCGCGGACCAGGGGAATGAGGGCCTGGCTGTCGTGGAGGTTGGCGGCGGAGATGCCGATCGACAGGGGCAGCAGTCATCACCCCAAACTGCCGCAAGATCACGCCAACTGGAGTGGCGTCTTAGGGCACGGCCGTGTCAGTGGGGGTGGCTACTGTCCGGTGCATGCCGAAGAAGAGGAAGAAGAAGCCGCCGTTGCGGCCCCGAAGCACCGGCGAGGTTCCCCCGCGCGAGGAACTGCCTTCTGAGATCACGCTCGGTGGGCCGCGGGTGCCGTCACGCGGGTGGGCTTTCCAGGCGTTGATCGACGCGGCGCGGGAGTCCGGCCAGCCGATCACGGAGCTCACGGCACAGCCTCCCGAGGGATATTCTTCCGATTTCGTCCCGCAGGTCGATTCCCCGCGGGCGCCGCTCCAGGCGGGGTGGTACCTACGGTCCGACCTGGACGTTCCGGTCTACGTGTGGGTGTTCTCCGAGAGTCAACCCGCCTATGACCCAGACGCGTTGGATCTACGGCGACGGGGGTATGCCTTCTGCGTGGCACATTCAGTGTCAACGCGCGGAGGACGCGACGCCGCCCATGTCCCAGCGGAGGTACTGGAGGCGTGGACCCCGATCGTGGCGCCGGATCCGAGCATCGTGGAGGCCGACCGCTATGGTCGCGTGCCCGACTATCGCACCCCTGCGGGACGGCTGCCCGCAGGATCGCCCCGCATCGTGGGGGTGCTGGATGTGGACTACGCGCGGGTTGCGGGCCGAAACCTGCCTGAACATTGGGATATCGACGTCGTCGGGTTTCTGGTGATGGAACGACAGGACGCCGCCGATGTGCCGGGACAGGAGTTTTGGCAGCAGACGGCGTTTCACACGTTCCGGGATCGGAATCTGTCCGACCTGCGTGCCGCGGCTGCGGACGTCGACCTGATCATCGGACACAACCTCTTCGACGGCGACTACCGCTGTTTGCGGACCTACGGTGACATGCTGGATGTTGGCGCACTGGCCGCGAAGACGGTGGACACGCTGTATGCCGCCCGTCGCGTGGCCGTCGGCGCCGCGTCGCGCACGGCGCGCCTGGGCCTCACTACCTTGGCGCGCGCCCAAGGACTGCGGGAACGGGCGAAGACGGCATCCCGGACCGAGGCCCACCGTGGAATCCGCACCATCCATGACGCGGAAGAGCGCTGGCACTTCCAGCCTGTTTCCGATGACTGCGAACTGATGCTGGAGCTGTGGCTCGAGCTGGTCACCAGCCGACGCCTGCGTAGTGTCCTGCGGTCGGGCGAAGCGCTGGAGTTCCCGGTCGGCGAGGACGCGCTGCGGCTGCTGCTGGAGCCACCACTCACCTCGGACATGTTCACGAATCTGTTGACGACGAAAGGCACCGTCTACCCGCTGCAGGGCGCGGCGCGCAAGGAGAGCGTGGCCCGGATCCACCGCGAGATCGAACAGCAACGGGCCGACGGCACGCTGACCAATCGCCATCCCACCGCCTCACACCGTCAGCGCTGCATGGCACCCAGCGATGAGGGCGGACGGCAGTGCGACCAGCTCATCGAGGTGACGCAGACGTATTGCCGTGCCCATCGTCTCAAGCGGCGCTGCCGAGGCAACCCGGCAATCGGCGACGTCTGCACCGCCGTCGTCCACGGCGAACTGGCTCATTGCCGCTGGCACAGGATAACTGCGCTCTATGTGCCCGAAGGGCAGCGAATCGTAGAGGACTTCACCCTCGCTCTACCTCTTCGTGGCTGGCAGCGAGACAGTGACTGGGGATACGACACAGGGACGCGTTCGTACTTCGCGAGTCTGTACCGCATCGAAGCCGATCCGTCTGGCGAGCCGAGCGTATGGCTTTCGGGCACTAATCCCGACCTCGGCAACATGGTCGCGCTCGCGGACGCTTTGCAGCAAGCGACTGGGGCGACCCGGCAGGACGTCCTGGCGGCTCTGAATGAGCACCGGAGATCACCCCGCGAACGAGCGGTGAGCACGCAGGACTGGGAGCCGGCCGAGTGCGACCGTCCCTGCCCGTGCAGCATCACCAACTGCGGCCACGGCGCACCGTGCCCGGACAACGACTGCAACGGCCACGACATCCACACGATGCGCAACCCTTGCACCGAAGTGGATGTGACGGCGTGGCAGGATCACTTCGACTGCTGTGCGGGCTGCTCCAGCAGCACCCTGGACATCGCACTCCCGGACCGTCCCTGGGGAGAGATACGCGACGACGGCACCGTGTCCGTGTACGCCGGCGTGCACCACCACGAGCTGGGCACCCCCCCGTAGCTGCGTGCAACCTGCAGGTAGTGGGGAGGGGCGCCCCTCCCCAGGAGTTCAGTGCGTGGCTGGCGCCCGAAAGCGCGTGGCGCCAGCCACACGGCCAACAGGGCGACCGCAGCGACGACGCCCGTCGATAACCGGGCCGTCGATCGTCTGGGCGGGCTACCTGCCCGTATCAAGGGTCAGTCGGTGATCTTCGAAAGGTGGTGAATGCTGCGCGTGATCTAGCTGGTGAATTGGCCTGGTGCCAGGATGAGTTAGCCGGTCGAACGGGGGGCTGGGGGTGGAGGGCGACAAACGGCGGATCCAGACGGCGGTGCTGGGCAGCGCGGACTCCGAGGAGCCGCTGCTGCTGCCCATGGAGGCGATCGAGTTGGACGCCTTCCGCCACCGCTATGCGGATCGTTCCTTTTGGTGCGGGAGGTGGCTCGGCGGGTGTGGTCAACTCCACCCCCAGGCAAGAGGGTTATCTGCTTGTGGAAGGCAGGGCGGCGGTAGCGTGCCGTCGACCACACGCCACCACCCTTGACCGGGAGCCACCCGCGATGTCTGGCCTTACCGACGTGCCGCGCGAATATGAACCCGAGACCGCCGACAGTTACGAACCGTGGGTGGGTGATGTCCTGCGCCACCTCGCATACGAAGGCCAGCGGCTGTCCGAGGCCGACATACTCACCCCCCTCCCCGAGGACTTCGTATTGACCTGGGAGGGCGTAGACGCGATCCTCTCCGCCGCATGGAAGACCGGTAGGGAAGAACTCAAGTGGGCCACATATGTCCAAATAGCCCGACAGGTTAGATACGCCAGCGACGATGCATATGTCTTCCATCGAAGGTATGGGGCACCTGACCGATATAAACGGCACGTACGACTTGAGAGTCTTTTCACCGCGGAATCGGGTTCCACTTGGGGCGGCCTCGTTGAAGAGGTCATTGAATCCCTGAATGACCCAAGACAAGAGTACGGATGGAGCCTAGAGCCCGCTCAACAGCACGAGTACGCGAACAGTGTTATCACCTACCGGCGGGATGTCGCGACGGCGGAGCGCCGTATTCGCAGGGCGCTTCTGTCGCAGTGGCTCCGGCTGGTGTCGCTTGTGGTGATGCCGCTGGTTCTGGCAGTGGTCGGGTGGGGAAACCTGTGGCCGGATGACGTGCCGGACCGGCGCACGTTCAACATCGTGACCATCGCGGTGATGCTGGTCCTGGTGGTGGTGTTGCTGGTCGGCTTCCTTCTGCGGGTGAAGGACGAGAAACACGGTGTCAGATCGGTGTTCCTGCTCCGCAGAGAACTGGAGATCATCCATGACCGGTGGATCCTCAACGCCTCAAAGACGCGCCCGACGAGGGAGCGGCGGGACGGCTACCGAGAGCACATACCGCGGGTGATAGATCGGTTGCGGCGAGATACACGGTTCTACCGGCGTATCCACAACTGGTTCCAGTGGGGGGTGTTCTTCGCGTCAGTGGGGACCACGGCGACTACGGCTTTCTGGGAGACCCCGCAGCCGGGTAAGACGATCCTGATCGTGCTGGGGTCGTTCCTGGCGTTCGCCACCGCGGTGACGGGATATTTCAAATTCCGTGAGCGGGCGTACAACCTTCAGCAGACCGCGGACCAGGTAGAGCACCACGCTACGGCCTTTGATCTGGGCATTGAGCCATACGCGGATGCGGACGCGGCGGTAAACCTGGAGAGGTTCGCGGAGAACGTAGAGCTACTTCGGATAGAGCAGCGCAAGCGGGAACAACAGTTGGAACAGCCGCATCAGGGGCAGGCCGACGTCATCTGACCGGTAGCAGGACGGCCGTCAGTACGGCCAACCTGAACGATGCGGCACCTCGTGCGAGGGGTGAACCGCAACAAGGGGCTCCGTTACATGGCTGCCGACATCATCACCCAGTTCACGGGTACGCCGGGATCAGCGGGAGGCGCCAGCTCTCCTTGACGGGGGCGGTGCTGGCCGCCGAGGAGTCGGTCACCGCGGCCGGGTACCGAGCTCTGTTGAGGTGGGCCAGGAGGTCGGGAGCTGTGAGGCGGGCCGGGGCGGAGGGGACCGGCCCCTACGGGGCATCCCTGACCCGCTATCTGCTGGCCCAGGGGTGGACGTGTTTGATGTGAACTGGATGGACCGGGCGGATTGCCGTCGGCGCGGCAAAACAGATCCGCTCGATGCACAGAACGCGGAGCGCGCCGTACTGAGCGGACGGGCCTGCGCACGGGCCGAATCGGGCGACGGGCCGGTGCAGATCGCGAGAATGTACAAGCTCACGAAGGCGTCGGCGGTTATAGCCCGCACCCAGGCGAACCAGCTCAAGGCCGTCCTCGTCATCGCTGATCCCGCTTTGCGGGAAGAGCTGTCCGGCCTGGGCAATGCCGAACCCTTCCGTACCTGTGCGCGGTTCGCCGAGGCGAGCCGTCGTGCGGACGTCGG
This window contains:
- a CDS encoding SLATT domain-containing protein; translated protein: MSGLTDVPREYEPETADSYEPWVGDVLRHLAYEGQRLSEADILTPLPEDFVLTWEGVDAILSAAWKTGREELKWATYVQIARQVRYASDDAYVFHRRYGAPDRYKRHVRLESLFTAESGSTWGGLVEEVIESLNDPRQEYGWSLEPAQQHEYANSVITYRRDVATAERRIRRALLSQWLRLVSLVVMPLVLAVVGWGNLWPDDVPDRRTFNIVTIAVMLVLVVVLLVGFLLRVKDEKHGVRSVFLLRRELEIIHDRWILNASKTRPTRERRDGYREHIPRVIDRLRRDTRFYRRIHNWFQWGVFFASVGTTATTAFWETPQPGKTILIVLGSFLAFATAVTGYFKFRERAYNLQQTADQVEHHATAFDLGIEPYADADAAVNLERFAENVELLRIEQRKREQQLEQPHQGQADVI
- a CDS encoding DUF5131 family protein, coding for MGDRSTIEWTEATWNPTTGCDRISPGCDHCYALTLSRRLKAMGVAKYQADGDPRTSGPGFGLTPHPDALAVPLQWKAPRMVFVNSMSDLFHAKVPLDFVRQVFQVITETPQHTYQLLTKRARRLRRVAGELDWPPNLWMGVSVESVEHLDRVDDLRQVPAAVRFLSCEPLLGPLTGLRLDGIGWVIAGGESGPHHRPVREEWLMGIRDACNNACVPFFFKQWGGRTPKSGGRELDGAIWDEMPPRLPAAAH
- a CDS encoding three-Cys-motif partner protein TcmP, yielding MAVPKEAVWERDPHTAAKHDLLQQYLKAWAPILLSQHDVISYAEGFAGAGVYKRGEPGSPIIAYEVFAEALHRFPKRMRVILMEEDARRVKELQNQMELVRSRQTDSIVQRMAVDIRHGDFHPALLQNLRNTGALGKPLFVLLDSFGGPDIPFSLLQELGRHPRTEVMVTFEPAFLTRFAETHDGHRQLGDAAFGSQEWQAVFQQPPSHKFTFLREQYRATLRQAGFTHTLYFEMIDEGNRKLYLIFGTKHELGLEKMKDAMWKVDPSYGVRYRDPRDTQQQMLELVFEPDTAPLRRILRDFISEAPDGRTIPELKRYALLETVYRPAQVIDAVRQLRDADAVTTDPRAINNKTQVHLPATPPASSPSAEQGTLW